The DNA sequence GCCCGGTCTCCGCCGGATCGAGCAGCCGCATCGAGCCGGACGCGGCGTTGCGCGGATTCGCGAAGATCGGGAACCCCGCCTCCTCGCGGCGCCGGTTGAGGCGTTCGAACGCGCGGCGCGGGAAGTAGACCTCGCCGCGGACCTCGATCGACCCGCGCTCCGGGATCTCCGCGGGAATCGAGCCGATCGCCCGCACGTTGGCGGTCACGTCCTCGCCGCGGAAGCCGTCGCCTCGCGTCGCCCCCCGGGCGAGCCGGCCGCCTTCGTACCGCAGCGCGATCGAAAGGCCGTCGATCTTCAGCTCCGCGACGTAGCCGAACGGCTCCGCGACGGCGAGCTTCCGGGCGCGCGCGTCCCACTCGGCGAGCTCCTCGATCGAATAGGCATTGTCGAGGGAAAGCATCGGCGTCGCGTGGACGACGGCGTCCCCCTCCGCCGGAGCCTTCCCGCCGACGCGGCGGGTCGGCGAATCGGGCGTTTCGAGCTCGGGGAACTCCTCCTCGAGCCGGCGGAGCTCGAGCATCCGGCGGTCGTACTCCGCGTCGCTGACCTCGATCCGGCTCTCTCCGTAGTAGAGGCGGTTGTGGCGCTCGATTTCTTCGCGGAGCTCCTCGGCGCGCGCTTTCGCCCGGGCGGGATCCATGGCGCGAAGTCTACCGCACGCCTCCGCGCGCCCGACGGCGGTCCCGTGCTACAGTTTTTCCGATGCGGTGGAGAACAGCGGGCCTCTCCGTCGCCGCGGTCGCCGCCGCGGCGCTCGCGCGCAGCGCGCCTCTCGCCGACCCCGTCGCCTCGTACCGCATCTCCTGCCGCTACGACGAGACGCGAAAACGGATCGAGGGGACCGAGCTCCTCACGTGGAAGAACGCGGGCCCGCGCGCCGCCTCGACGCTCCGTCTCCACCTCTACCTCAACGCGTTCGCGAACAACCGATCGAGCTACATGAAGGAGCGGCGCCGCATGGGGGACCCGGCCCGGGTCGCGCCGGGACAATGGGGCTCGATCGCGATCTCGCGGATGACGTCGGCGGCCGGCGAGGACCTCCTCGCGAACCTGCGCTTCGTCGCGCCCGACGACGGCAACGCGGATGACCGGACCGTCGCGGAGGTGGACCTCCCCGCCCCGATCGCTTCCGGAGAGACGGCGCGTTTCTCGATCGAGTTCGTATCCCGCCTTCCCCGCGTCCTCGACCGCTCCGGCTGGGCAGGAGACTTCGTCCTCGCGGGCCAGTGGTTCCCGAAGGTCGGCGTCTGGGAAGCGCGCGGCTGGAACTGTCATCAGTACCATTCCTTCTCCGAGTTCTTCGCGGACTTCGGCGACTACGACGTCACGATCGACGTTCCGCGGCGGCTCAAGGGGAAGGTGGGCGGCACGGGGCGGCTCCTCGAGGAGCGCGAGGCGCCCGGCGATCGCGTCCTCGAGCACTTTCGCGCCGAG is a window from the Thermoanaerobaculia bacterium genome containing:
- the ligA gene encoding NAD-dependent DNA ligase LigA, with amino-acid sequence MDPARAKARAEELREEIERHNRLYYGESRIEVSDAEYDRRMLELRRLEEEFPELETPDSPTRRVGGKAPAEGDAVVHATPMLSLDNAYSIEELAEWDARARKLAVAEPFGYVAELKIDGLSIALRYEGGRLARGATRGDGFRGEDVTANVRAIGSIPAEIPERGSIEVRGEVYFPRRAFERLNRRREEAGFPIFANPRNAASGSMRLLDPAETGRRGLDAWMYQIAEPESDPSQGAVLERLRGLGFPVNPHYRVCGDFEEVAAFVEEWREKRRSLDFETDGVVVKVDPRAVQRKLGQTAKSPRWAVAFKYPPEEAFTVVRAIDVQVGRTGVLTPVARLDPVRIGGTVVQRATLHNYEDLTRKDVRVGDTVAVEKGGDVIPKVTRVLL